A stretch of DNA from Saccharospirillum mangrovi:
AGCAGGCACACTCGCAATTGCGCGTCGATCTGGACGTTGAACTGGAACACCGCCTGGCCGCCGACGGCGCACTCAAAGCCGTCGCTTTTGACGACTGGTCGGATGCCGACATCCTGGCGCTGCTGCATCACTGGCTGGTGCGGCAACAGGCGCCGTTGCCATCGTCCGTTGTGTTGCAGCGGCTGCTGAACGAAGTGGTGCGCGCTCGCCCGGACGCCCAACCCCAGGTCGATTTTGGCGGCGGCTCAGTGCGACGTTTCAAAACAGCACTGTATTGGGTGCCCGATCCAGTCGACCCCGAACCGGCTCCCGACTTTGTTGAAGGCGAACTGCATTGGCCCGGCGTCGGGCGTTTGACCGTCGTACGATCGGAGCAAGGCGCAGGTCGATTGCGCGTGACTGACCAGCCACTGCGTTGGGCGTTGCGCACAGGCGGAGAAAGTTTGTGGCCGGCCGGTCGCAGCCAACGGCGCGATCTGAAACGGCTGCTGCAGGAATACCGGCTTTCGCCCTGGTTACGCGATCGGCTGCCGTTGCTGTTGTGCGGCGATGAACTGGTTGCATTGGCCGGCTACGCCATCGACCGTGACTGGCTGGCAGAAGAAGGCGAACCTGGCTGGACACTGCACTGGTATCCACAAATTTCCCGCTGAACACACCACTTTCTAATTGAGCGCGAAAAGCCTTTTTGTTAGTCTGGCCTCCCATCTTGAGTTGCCCAATCAAACCTTCGACGTCGCGCCCTGACCCGCGGTCCGGTCAGCGTGCGTTTTTGTGCGTTTAAGACGATTTGGGTCTGACATTCGGCTGTTTTCAGATGGGATCTCTTCTATGACGCGTTATATCTTTGTCACCGGCGGTGTGGTGTCCTCCTTGGGTAAGGGCATTGCATCGGCCTCCTTGGCCGCCATTCTGGAGGCCCGAGGGCTCAAGGTGACCCTGCTCAAACTGGATCCCTACATCAACGTCGATCCAGGCACCATGAGTCCCTTCCAGCACGGCGAAGTCTTCGTTACCGAAGACGGCGCTGAAACCGATCTTGACCTCGGTCACTACGAGCGCTTTGTGCGCACGACCATGACCCGCCGCAACAACTTCACCACCGGCCGTATTTATCAGGATGTACTGCGCAAAGAGCGCCGTGGCGATTATCTGGGCGGCACTGTGCAAGTCATTCCGCACATCACTGACGAAATCAAACGCCGTGTCATCGAAGGCGCCGGCGATGCCGATGTGGCGCTGGTGGAAGTGGGCGGCACAGTCGGTGACATCGAATCCTTGCCGTTTCTCGAAGCCGTGCGTCAGCTCAAGGTCGAACTGGGCAGCCGCCGCGCGCTGTCGATGCACCTGACGCTGGTGCCGTACATCGCCACCGCCGGCGAAGTGAAAACCAAACCAACGCAACACTCCGTTAAAGAGCTGCGCACCATCGGTCTGCAGCCGGACATCCTGGTGTGCCGTTCCGAACAGCCGATTGGCAAAGCCGAATTGCGCAAGATCGCGCTGTTCACCAACGTTGAAGAACGCGCCGTGGTGCCGCTGCCGGACGCCGATTCTATTTACCGAATCCCGGGCATGCTGCACAAAGCCGGCCTCGACAACATCGTGGTCGAGAAATTCGCGCTGGAATGTGGCGAACCGGACCTGTCTGACTGGGAAGACGTGACCGACCGCAAGCTGAACCCGGACGGCGAAGTCACCATCGCCATGGTCGGTAAATACATGGAATTGCTCGACGCTTATAAGTCGTTGATCGAAGCCATCGACCACGCCGGCATCCGCTCGCGCACCAAGGTCAACATTCGCTACATCGACTCCGAAGACATCGAAAAAGACGGCACCGACGTGCTGTCCGATGTGCAGGGCATTCTGGTGCCGGGCGGTTTTGGCTATCGAGGTGTGGAAGGCAAGATCGCCGCTGCGCGTTACGCCCGCGAAAACCAGATTCCCTATCTGGGCATTTGCCTGGGCATGCAGGTTGCCGTTATTGAATACGCGCGTAACGTGGCCGGCTTTGAAGGCGCGCATTCGACTGAATTCGATCGCCAGTCGCGCCATCCGGTGGTCGGTCTGGTGACTGAATGGATCGAAGCCGACGGCAAGAAAGTTGAGCGCGAAGAAGGCGCCGATCTGGGCGGCACCATGCGCCTGGGTGGTCAGGAATGCCAACTGTCGGACGATTCGATTTCGCGTCAGTGCTACGGCAAAGATCGCATCGTCGAGCGCCACCGCCACCGCTATGAAGTTAACAACCATTATGTAGAAGACTTACAAAAAGCCGGTCTGCGCATCGCCGGCCGTTCGGTTGACGGCGCCCTGGTCGAGATCATCGAGATTCCCGATCACCCCTGGTACGTGGCCTGCCAATTCCACCCCGAATTCACCTCCACACCGCGTGACGGCCACGGTTTGTTCAGTGGTTTCATCGGTGCGGTACGCGCCAAACGCGGTTAGGCGGGGCTGGTATTCGACGGCTAAGGGCCTATAATCCGGCCGTCGAATTTTTGTAACAAAATTACATTTCAGGGCGTACAGCGCCCGTTCTTGGAACCGAGCCGCGCTCCGGCTCCGTTACGCTCAGGAGAGTCACAGATGGCCAAGATCGTTGATATCAAAGGACGGGAAGTACTCGATTCCCGTGGTAACCCTACTGTTGAAGCCGACGTCATTCTGGAATCCGGTTTGATCGGCCGCGCCTGCGCGCCGTCGGGTGCCTCCACCGGTTCGCGCGAAGCGCTGGAACTGCGTGATGGCGACAAGAGCCGCTACCTGGGCAAGGGCGTGTTGAAAGCCGTCGCTGCCGTCAACGGCCCGATCCGTGATGCGTTGCTGGGCTTTGATGCGCTGGACCAGGCCGGTCTGGACAAAGTGATGATCGATCTGGACGGCACCGAGAACAAATCCAACTTCGGCGCCAACGCCATTCTGGCTGTGTCACTGGCCGCCGCTAAAGCCGCTGCTGCCGACAAAGGCGTGGCACTGTACGAACACATCGCCGACCTGAACGGCACATCCGGCCAATACAGCCTGCCAGTGCCGATGATGAACATCCTCAACGGTGGCGAGCACGCCGACAACAACGTCGACATCCAGGAATTCATGATCCAGCCGGTCGGCGCCAAGTCCTTTAAAGAAGCGTTGCGCATCGGCGCGGAAATCTTCCACGCACTGAAAAAAGTGCTCAGCGCCAAAGGCCTGAACACCGCCGTTGGTGACGAAGGCGGTTTTGCACCGAACCTGGAAAGCAACGCTGCTGCGCTGGCGGCCATTGAAGAAGCGGTTGCTGCGGCCGGTTACAAGCTGGGCACCGACATTACTTTGGCGATGGACTGCGCCGCGTCTGAATTCCACGACAACGGCCAGTACAACCTCAAAGGCGAAGGCAAAGTCTTCGACTCCAACGGCTTCACCGATTACCTGGCTGAACTGACCGAACAGTACCCCATCGTCTCCATCGAAGACGGCCTGGACGAAAGCGACTGGGACGGCTTTGCCTATATGACTAAAAAGCTGGGCAACAAAATCCAGCTGGTGGGTGACGACCTGTTCGTGACCAACACCAAGATCCTCAAAGAAGGCATCGACAAAGGCATCGCCAACTCCATCCTGATCAAGTTCAACCAGATCGGTTCGCTGACCGAAACACTGGCGGCGATCAAGATGGCGAAAGACGCCGGCTACACCGCTGTGATTTCACACCGCTCCGGTGAAACCGAAGACGCGACCATTGCCGACCTCGCCGTCGGTACCGCTGCCGGCCAGATCAAAACCGGCTCGCTGTGCCGTTCCGACCGCGTTGCCAAGTACAACCAACTGCTGCGCATCGAAGAAGCGCTGGGCAGCAAGGCGGTGTACAACGGCCTGAAGGAAATCAAAGGTCAGGGCTGAGATTCTGCGCTGACGTAAAAACGGGGGCTCAGGCCCCCGTTGTTGTTTTAATAGTCGTTTAAATGGTCGTTTAAATGGTTGTTTGAAGCGAGTCATCTGCCGAAACCGTGCTGGCGTGGCGTGGCACGGCGTTTTCGGTCAGAATGGCCGCAGTTTTTTGGACGGTGGATTGAGCCTTATGCGTTGGCTGCAACTCGGATTGGTGTTCTTGCTGGTATTGCTGCAATACCGACTTTGGCTGGGGGAAAATTCCTGGCCCGAAGTGCACCGTCTGGATGCCGAAATTGCCGCTCGCCAGGTTGAAATCGACCGTCAGCAAAGCCGCAACGTCGTGCTCGAAGCGCGCGTGGATGATTTGAAATCCGGTCTCGATGCGGTCGAAGAACTGGCGCGCAACAACCTGGGTCTGGTCAAACCGGGTGAAACCTTTTACGTGATTCCCGCCGACGAGGCCGATCAGTGACGCCTCGCTTATGACGCTCCATCTGCTGTTGCCGGCCGCCGGCATTGGCCAACGCTTTGGCCAGAACACTCCCAAACAATATTGCCCTGTCGCCGGAAAACGGCTCGCCGAATGGACGCTGGATCTGTGGCGGGGCGTTGCGATTGACGGCCGGCGTTTGCTGATTCTGCGCGAAGACGATGCCGTCGGTCAGTCGTTGATATCGAACTACCCCAAGTTGGAATCGGTAACCGGCGGCGCTGAACGCGCCGACTCGGTACTGGCCGGGCTGGATGCGTTGGACGCCGGGCCGGACGACTGGGTGATGGTGCACGACATCGCCCGGCCTTGTATCCGCGCCGACGATATCGCCCGGCTCTGGCACCACTGCCAACAGACCGGCCGTGGCGCCTTATTGGCGCGGCCGCTGACCGACACCATCAAACGTCAGGTCGATGGCGAACTGACCAGTCTCGACCGGCGCCAACTCTGGGCCGCCATGACGCCGCAGTGTTTCCCGGTCTTGATGCTGCGCGACGCCTTGCGCGATGCCCTGAACACGGGTGAATCCATCACCGATGAAGCGTCTGCGATGGAGCGTCTGGGTTGCCCGGTCGATCTGGTTGAAGGCGCCGCCGACAACATCAAACTGACCCGCGCCGAGGACCTCGCGCTGGTCGAATTCTATTTGCAACAACAGGGGCGTTTGCCATGAGAGTGGGGCAGGGGGTGGACGTCCACCGTTTCGATGAGCAATCCGAGCCGACCACCATTCGTCTAGGCGGTGTCGATGTGCCGGCGCCACACGCGCTGCTGGCGCATTCGGACGGCGATGTGCTGCTGCACGCTATCTGCGATGCCATGTTGGGCGCCGCCGGTCTGGGTGACATCGGCGAGCATTTTCCCGATACCGACCCGACCTGGGCCGGTGCCGACAGCCGCGCCTTGTTGAAAGACGTCGACAGCGCCGTGCGTCAACGCGGCTGGCAACTGGTCAATCTGGACGTGACGTTGATCGCCCAGACGCCGCGCGTCGGCGAGTTCAAAGCAGCGATCCGAACCAGCATCGCCCAGACGTTGAACGTCGATCCGGGCCGCATCAACGTTAAAGCGACGACCACGGAAAAACTCGGTTTTATCGGTCGCAAAGAAGGCGTCGCTGCCGAAGCGATCTGCCTGCTGGAGGCCGCTCAATGAGTTTGCCGGTGTGGCCGCGTGCCTGGGGTGAATCGCTGGGTACGGCGCGACTCAAGGTCGAAGCAGCGGATTTTCAAGTCACCGAAGTATTGCCGGAAACGCCGTCGGGCGAGGGCGAGCATCTGTGGCTGACGGTCGAAAAGACCGGCCAGAACACCGCCTGGCTGGCGCGCAAGCTGGCGAACTGGGCGAATCTGTCGCCGCGCGATGTCAGCTACGCGGGTTTGAAAGACCGCCACGCTGTGACAACTCAGACGTTTTCATTGCACCTGCCCGGTCGCGACAACCCGGTACAGACGCTGGCGGTTGACGGCGTGCGCATCCTCAAGCAGGAGCGTCATCACCGCAAACTGAAAACCGGTCAACTGGTGGGCAATGACTTCCGTATTCGGCTGCGCGATTTCAACGGCGATGCTGATGCGCTGGCTGAGCGTTGGGCCGTGTTGGTCGAACAAGGCTTTCCCAACTATTTCGGGCCGCAGCGGTTTGGTCAGAACGGTGCCAATCTTGAGCGCGCACGCGGCTGGTTTAACGGCGACACCAAATTGCGCCGGGAACAGCGCGGCATCCATTTGTCGGCCGTTCGTTCCTATCTGTTCAATACCTTGCTGGCGCAGCGCGT
This window harbors:
- a CDS encoding CTP synthase, which translates into the protein MTRYIFVTGGVVSSLGKGIASASLAAILEARGLKVTLLKLDPYINVDPGTMSPFQHGEVFVTEDGAETDLDLGHYERFVRTTMTRRNNFTTGRIYQDVLRKERRGDYLGGTVQVIPHITDEIKRRVIEGAGDADVALVEVGGTVGDIESLPFLEAVRQLKVELGSRRALSMHLTLVPYIATAGEVKTKPTQHSVKELRTIGLQPDILVCRSEQPIGKAELRKIALFTNVEERAVVPLPDADSIYRIPGMLHKAGLDNIVVEKFALECGEPDLSDWEDVTDRKLNPDGEVTIAMVGKYMELLDAYKSLIEAIDHAGIRSRTKVNIRYIDSEDIEKDGTDVLSDVQGILVPGGFGYRGVEGKIAAARYARENQIPYLGICLGMQVAVIEYARNVAGFEGAHSTEFDRQSRHPVVGLVTEWIEADGKKVEREEGADLGGTMRLGGQECQLSDDSISRQCYGKDRIVERHRHRYEVNNHYVEDLQKAGLRIAGRSVDGALVEIIEIPDHPWYVACQFHPEFTSTPRDGHGLFSGFIGAVRAKRG
- the eno gene encoding phosphopyruvate hydratase, translated to MAKIVDIKGREVLDSRGNPTVEADVILESGLIGRACAPSGASTGSREALELRDGDKSRYLGKGVLKAVAAVNGPIRDALLGFDALDQAGLDKVMIDLDGTENKSNFGANAILAVSLAAAKAAAADKGVALYEHIADLNGTSGQYSLPVPMMNILNGGEHADNNVDIQEFMIQPVGAKSFKEALRIGAEIFHALKKVLSAKGLNTAVGDEGGFAPNLESNAAALAAIEEAVAAAGYKLGTDITLAMDCAASEFHDNGQYNLKGEGKVFDSNGFTDYLAELTEQYPIVSIEDGLDESDWDGFAYMTKKLGNKIQLVGDDLFVTNTKILKEGIDKGIANSILIKFNQIGSLTETLAAIKMAKDAGYTAVISHRSGETEDATIADLAVGTAAGQIKTGSLCRSDRVAKYNQLLRIEEALGSKAVYNGLKEIKGQG
- the ftsB gene encoding cell division protein FtsB; translated protein: MRWLQLGLVFLLVLLQYRLWLGENSWPEVHRLDAEIAARQVEIDRQQSRNVVLEARVDDLKSGLDAVEELARNNLGLVKPGETFYVIPADEADQ
- the ispD gene encoding 2-C-methyl-D-erythritol 4-phosphate cytidylyltransferase, whose product is MTLHLLLPAAGIGQRFGQNTPKQYCPVAGKRLAEWTLDLWRGVAIDGRRLLILREDDAVGQSLISNYPKLESVTGGAERADSVLAGLDALDAGPDDWVMVHDIARPCIRADDIARLWHHCQQTGRGALLARPLTDTIKRQVDGELTSLDRRQLWAAMTPQCFPVLMLRDALRDALNTGESITDEASAMERLGCPVDLVEGAADNIKLTRAEDLALVEFYLQQQGRLP
- the ispF gene encoding 2-C-methyl-D-erythritol 2,4-cyclodiphosphate synthase, producing MRVGQGVDVHRFDEQSEPTTIRLGGVDVPAPHALLAHSDGDVLLHAICDAMLGAAGLGDIGEHFPDTDPTWAGADSRALLKDVDSAVRQRGWQLVNLDVTLIAQTPRVGEFKAAIRTSIAQTLNVDPGRINVKATTTEKLGFIGRKEGVAAEAICLLEAAQ
- the truD gene encoding tRNA pseudouridine(13) synthase TruD; protein product: MSLPVWPRAWGESLGTARLKVEAADFQVTEVLPETPSGEGEHLWLTVEKTGQNTAWLARKLANWANLSPRDVSYAGLKDRHAVTTQTFSLHLPGRDNPVQTLAVDGVRILKQERHHRKLKTGQLVGNDFRIRLRDFNGDADALAERWAVLVEQGFPNYFGPQRFGQNGANLERARGWFNGDTKLRREQRGIHLSAVRSYLFNTLLAQRVADGSWNQWLPGDYLQFREGQGGFVCLQADAHDLERVQSGQLSPTASMPGRVRESLGPLDERETAALADESFWIDGLTERGIERGLRKLRVFAERGRLEWQDGDPVFHFFLPSGSYATTALRELVTLNEDDSDE